In a genomic window of Chaetodon trifascialis isolate fChaTrf1 chromosome 8, fChaTrf1.hap1, whole genome shotgun sequence:
- the acap3a gene encoding arf-GAP with coiled-coil, ANK repeat and PH domain-containing protein 3 has product MTVDFEECIKDSPRFRANIDEVETEVVEIEAKLDKLVKLCSGMIEAGKAYVSANKLFVNGIRDLSQQCKKDEMISECLEKCGESLQEIINYHMILFDQAQRSVKQQLHNFVKEDVRKFKETKKHFDRVREDMEIAQVKNAQAPRNKPHEVEEATGTLSITRKCFRHLALDYVLQINVLQAKKKFEILDAMLSFMHAQYSLFQQGYNLLDEIDPYMKKLAAELDQLVIDSAMEKREMEHKHATIQQRVSSWDFSYDDSKVEFNVDAPNGVVMEGYLFKRASNAFKTWNRRWFSIQNSQLVYQKKLKDSLTVVVEDLRLCSVKPCEDIERRFCFEVVSPSKSCMLQAESEKLRQAWIQAVQASIASAYRESPDTYYIEHLDRTASPSTSSIDSASEPRERSVRGETILQRIQCLPGNEQCCDCGQADPRWASINLGILLCIECSGIHRSLGVHCSKVRSLTLDSWEPELLKLMCELGNSVINHIYEGSYQEQGLKKPLPSSSRQEKEAWIKAKYVEKKFLKKLCSTEILINGERKSERRWSVKKCRRHNSATTVPKTRRRYRQDPGSTSPSTLSAAAAKFRRDSLFCPDELDSLFSYFDTGSGPRSLSSDSGLGGSTDGSTDILVFGSVVDSVTEECEVSEDSSGEAELEAEPETSDPEDVRDLHPGALLYKASKARNLPVMAEALAHGADVNLVTDEDEGKTPLIQAVIGGSLIACEFLLQNAADVNQRDARGRGPLHHATYLGHTGQVCLFLKRGATQNDGDEDGQDPLSIAVQQANADIVTLLRLARMNEEMRESEGPFGQPGQYPASSPTEQQYKKCIQEFICLNIAEC; this is encoded by the exons ggcAAATATTGatgaggtggagacagaggttGTGGAGATCGAGGCAAAACTAGACAAG ctggtgAAGCTATGCAGTGGGATGATTGAAGCGGGGAAGGCGTACGTCAGCGCCAACAAACTCTTCGTCAACGGCATCCGGGATCTGTCTCAGCAGTGCAAGAAGGATGAGATGATCTCG GAGTGCCTGGAAAAGTGCGGTGAAAGCCTCCAGGAAATCATCAACTACCACATG atCCTGTTTGATCAAGCTCAGCGGTCTGTGAAGCAGCAGTTGCACAACTTTGTGAAAGA GGATGTTCGGAAGTTCAAGGAGACCAAGAAGCACTTTGACAGGGTGCGTGAGGACATGGAAATCGCGCAGGTGAAGAACGCTCAGGCGCCGAGGAACAAGCCTCACGAGGTGGAAGAAGCCACCGGCACCCTCAGCATCACCCGCAAGTGCTTCCGACACCTCGCTTTGGACTACGTCCTACAG ATTAACGTCCTGCAGGCCAAGAAGAAATTCGAGATCCTCGACGCT ATGCTGTCGTTCATGCACGCCCAGTACTCTCTGTTCCAGCAGGGCTACAACCTGCTGGATGAGATCGACCCGTACATGAAGAAGCTGGCTGCTGAG ctggatCAGCTGGTGATTGATTCAGCCATGGAGAAGAGGGAAATGGAGCATAAACATGCGACCATTCAGCAGAGGGTGAGTTCCTGG GACTTTTCGTATGACGACTCGAAGGTGGAGTTCAATGTGGACGCTCCTAACGGCGTGGTGATGGAGGGCTACTTGTTCAAGAGGGCCAGCAATGCCTTTAAGACCTGGAACAG acGGTGGTTCTCCATACAGAACAGTCAGCTGGTGTATCAGAAGAAGCTCAAG GATTCTCTGACGGTGGTGGTGGAAGACCTGCGGCTGTGCTCGGTTAAACCGTGTGAGGACATCGAGAGGAGGTTCTGCTTTGAGGTCGTCTCCCCTTCCAA gaGCTGTATGCTGCAGGCTGAGTCTGAAAAGCTAAGACAAGCGTGGATTCAGGCAGTTCAAGCTAGCATCGCCTCAGCCTACAGAGAGAGCCCAGACACCTACTACATCGAG cACCTGGACAGAACAGCTTCTCCGTCCACCAGCAGCATCGACTCGGCCAGCGAGCCGCGGGAACGCAGCGTCCGAGGCGAGACCATCCTGCAGCGGATCCAGTGTTTGCCGGGGAATGAGCAGTGCTGCGACTGCGGCCAGGCCGACCCCCGCTGGGCCTCCATCAACCTGGGCATCCTGCTGTGCATCGAGTGCTCCGGCATCCACAG GAGTCTCGGAGTTCACTGTTCGAAGGTTCGCTCGCTCACACTGGACTCATGGGAACCAGAATTATTGAAG TTAATGTGTGAGCTTGGAAACAGTGTCATCAACCACATCTATGAAGGCTCGTACCAAGAACAAGGCCTAAAGAAACCACTACCGTCCAGTTCGAG GCAGGAGAAGGAGGCCTGGATTAAGGCGAAGTACGTGGAGAAGAAGTTCCTGAAGAAGCTGTGCTCCACAGAGATTCTCATCAACGGAGAGAGGAAGTCGGAGCGGCGGTGGAGCGTGAAGAAGTGTCGGAGACACAACAGCGCCACCACGGTACCGAAAACCCGGAGAAGATACCGACAAGACCCTGGAAGCACgtccccctccaccctctccgCAG CAGCTGCTAAGTTCAGACGAGACTCCCTGTTTTGTCCTGATGAGCTGGACTCTCTCTTCTCCTACTTCGACACAGGATCTGGACCTCGAA GCCTGAGCAGTGACAGCGGGTTGGGAGGAAGCACAGATGGCAGCACAGACATCCTGGTGTTTGGCTCGGTGGTGGACAGCGTCACAGAGG AGTGCGAGGTGTCGGAGGACTCGAGTGGCGAAGCTGAGCTGGAGGCTGAGCCGGAGACGTCGGACCCGGAGGACGTGAGGGACCTTCACCCCGGCGCGCTGCTCTACAAAGCCTCGAAAGCCCGCAACCTGCCCGTCATGGCTGAAGCGCTAGCCCACGGGGCGGATGTCAATTTGGTCACCGATGAGGACGAAGGAAAGACGCCCCTCATTCAGGCTGTGATTGGG gGTTCGCTGATCGCCTGCGAGTTCctgctccagaacgctgctgaCGTCAACCAAAGAGACGCGAGAGGGAGGGGCCCCCTGCATCATGCCACATATCTGGGACACACGGG GCAGGTGTGTTTATTCCTAAAACGAGGAGCGACACAGAATGACGGCGATGAGGACGGCCAGGACCCTTTGAGTATAGCCGTACAGCAAGCCAACGCAGACATCGTCACGCT GCTGCGTCTGGCCAGGATGAACGAGGAGATGCGGGAGTCGGAGGGACCCTTTGGACAACCAGGTCAATACCCAGCCAGCAGCCCCACTGAGCAGCAGTATAAGAAATGCATTCAGGAGTTTATCTGTCTCAATATAGCCGAGTGCTAG